One Cucumis melo cultivar AY chromosome 8, USDA_Cmelo_AY_1.0, whole genome shotgun sequence genomic window, GGTTAGGGGACCATTAAATACCCCAAAAAAAAAGCCCCAAAAGTGATATCACTCTCTTTTTGGAACCTTCAATTTCCTCCCTCTAAAatttgtaataataatgtttcttttctcccactttttttttttttttttaattttcttttaacatcCCCTCCTAGTTGACCACTTCTTCAATTCCCACTTTGAATTATAACATTGGATTCTTTGTCTTTTAAAGTTTTATTCTCTTCTCCTCACTACCACTCACCCCCTAACTACCCCTTCTCTCCCCCTCACCTCATTCCCATTAATACTATTTTTCCTTCTTTGATCAGCCACTTTAATTGTCTCATTTACccacagagagagagagagagagagagagaagagagagaaaataccCCATTTCATCATCCAAacactaaaccctaaaccctaaacccaccCTTCAAAAAATATCAAATGAGTAAAAGAATGAAAAGGAATTGAAATCGATTCCAAACCAACCAGTctcattcattttcttttcatttattccCACTTTCtagttttactttttcttttcttttcttttagaaaaagacCTCCCACCTTATTGAATTATATGcttaattttcattgaattccAACTAGACAATTCAAAGTTTGAGAAGAAATTAACTAAATTACATTTTACTAGGATTTGTGTGGACGtgttttaacaaaaaaaaaaaaaaggatattatttataaattcaaaataGACGAGGCATAGTTGAAAAGGGCATGAAAAAGAaaggcaaaaaagaaaagaaaagaaaactaatgATAGGAGAGGGGGTAGGGAGGTGACAAGTTAggtttgatatatatatattagatgttatttattatttgtgTAGAAAGAAAGACAGATAATAGTGAAGACAACAGAGGGAAAGAAAGTTGTGTAGTCATTTTCACCAAATTCTattcaacataaaataaatatatacatagaAAATATAGTACacatacattatatatatatatatatatatatatatatatatatatatatatatatatatatatatatatatataattaactttttttttttctttcgtaGAGGTAAGTCTGAAAGAATAGTGGTGTGGGGATGCAATTGTTATAGAATTAGTGATAGAAGGACAAAGCCATTCCCCAAATTGAGAtaacaaaataatccaattatatttttctatatatatggcaATAACTACTCATTTAAAAAGCCCAAAAAGGAAAAGATCTTAAATGCAGTCACATGGGGCGGGGATCTCCACCGCCATGGCCTTTTAACTTAAAGCCACTGCCCTCAACCATTGGCCTTGTAATCCACACTACAATCATTGGACGATCCCAACACACTGTGCGCATAATGGGACACTGTCGCCCTTGGCGGTGCCCTTTCTGCCGCACACCGCCACTCCCTTACACCACCCACACATAAATACATTTTATGTCTGAGTTTTGAATATAATAAAGAAATAGGCCAAATTTCATCAAAAAGTAAATTCCAGATTTAAGTCCGATACACTCCGGATAATTTAACTAAATCATTCCTAAATttaacaaaggaaaaaaaaaagtaatctttaaCTTAAATTCTGAATCTATaactttatttttcaaaaatttatatcATTATTATCATCTAAAACGTTggtgtaacttttttttttttcctctttatgACCGAATTTTGCAGAAATCTGTAGTAGTTTATTGGAGTATCTTTTTGGTATGAGGAGTAGGTTGAAGGACGACAGTGTTCCAAAATATCTTAAAATGGATATTCACAACAAAAgtcatttggaaaaaaaaatggaagagcGAGTGTCAAATATTGAACCCCGTTCCTGTCATAATGAGAATctgaaaaaaatatgttgattcTCGAGAATTTGGAATGAGCGTAAAACGGAGAGTAAATACGTTGATTCTTCAACTGATTATTCCTTTGTTTACCACAGGATTAAATTTTGCATTTAATAATTGTTTAGTTCCATTGATGATGTAAAAGGATATATGTGCTCACGTTTTCAAATGATTACGGTATGTGTtactttaatattttatttgtggatattttttaaaaataaacaagaCGTTTGGGTGTGTTCTTTTGACTTTTTCCAAAAGGATGTGTGTGGTTGTGGTTGTGGTTGGTGCTACGAGTGGGCTTGGTCCAGCGGAAATGTAAATCCAAAGCCCACACCACATGAAACATTGCTTTGAATTCCAATTGAATTGCCCTACCAACAATATGCTTCCATCACAATCCGGATCCATTTTAAATTCACTCCTTTGCTTCTCACCTCCTTTCTATCAATTAATAtttatctacttttttttttttagttatacCTCAACTTAAAGAAATAGATCAAAGAACCGAACCAACCGAACAAATCGAAGGTAATCGAAAAACGAGAGGATTAGGTTGGGGTcggttttgaaaattttcaatcgATAATTTCCAAAATGTACTTTTAAGTGTTAGACAAACCCGACTGATCAACCATTACTCATTGATGTTGAGGTTAGTTTGAACATTTACTAACCCGACTATGGTCAGTTCGACGATAGTGGTTTTACACCTCTTTTACTCAatggaatttatttttatttttatttaagaatCAAAGGAATTTATCAGCACTTCAGTTAATAACTTTTATGttgatcctttttttttttaacaaaattgaCTTTTTTTAGTGCATAAGTAATGAATGTAGATGGAATGGAGCAACTCTGTTTCTTCACGTTTAACCTTTGGGTTTGCTTTTTTATAGTTTATATAAATTATTCGACTTAggcaaattttaaaaaacaaaagacaaTTGATCCTCTGATATGGTGGAGGTAATATCTTAGATTGGATTGGTCATGAGGCATATTCTTGTTCTATTAGCATGTTTAGTTGTTCATGTATtcattataaaaaaaacaaacacaaaaacatattttttaaaaaactgctctcattttttaaatttggttaatgTTGTCAAAATATCTTATAAAGCATAGTCTAGCATTGAATCAACTCTTCTGTACAAAAAACAACTTACCAAAAGctacaaattcaaaacaaaatgaGTCATATTaataaatgtttaaatttattcCCCAAAACCAAGTTTTATCCCATAATCAATACAAAATcataaccaaaaaagaaaaggttaagTAAAAAGTATAAACTGCCCAAATTCCCCAAGTTTACAGCTATGCTATGTATATTGATTCTATAATGTAACTGTGTTTTTTATGTTTAGTATAAACTCAGCAGCACATTCAACATTCAGAGAACATTGAGGATTGGAGGATTGAAAAAACACAAaccaaatgaataaataaattaataaataaataagatgaAAAAGTTAATCAATTCATCTGTGTAAGAGCATTCTGAAGCTGAAATTATATGGCATTACTTGCACTAGTTGTGAGAGAGGCTCTCTTCCTTTTCTCTCAAGGCATTTAATTGCTTCAATTCTCAGCTCATTTGGAAGTTGTAAGCAAATCCAATCCAACATTGATTCCAAATCCTTTGCAAAGTCAAGTAAATACCAATCCAAAACCTTTGGAATCATCAACTTGTTGTTCGTCTTTGAAATCCCAACTGCTGCCTGTAAATATTCCCTCTTGGCTACTTCTAACTCCTCTTCAACATTACATCCTGAATACACTCTCACCTTCATTTCGCAACAACCCGTTGATTAGTAAAATCCCAACTTCACAAGTTTCATTCAAATCATTTACTATCAATCAAAGTTGCTAGCAGAGTTATACTTAGATGAACAATCTTGTATCTAACTACCATAGGCAAATTTAGCATACTTACGGCGGGAGACGACCAGCTTCCACAACATAGTGCAAACGTAATCAAGGGTTCGGAATATTCCAATCCAAACACACTGCGTGCTCTCATCTCATCGTTCTTCACTGCTTTTGGGCAGGTCTGAAGTTTATAGACAAAAATGCAGCAAGTATTTAGCATTGGagtttataaaatttgaaacttgGGAAAATCTGGATGTCACAAAGTTCAATGGAGTTAGAAAGGACAGACTTACGAACTTCAGATGATAAGGAAGTCTCAAGATGAAATGCTCAATTGTTATTGCATTTAGAAGGTGTCCTCCCACAACAATTGTTGCCTGTCAGGAGAAGAAAAGTTTCCAGTTTAAATGTAATGAACGTTTGATGGTCAGCAAATTCAAATAAAAGATAGCATTCTGATTTCACCTTTTGCATCAATGTTACAACTCTTTCATGAGTCTCAGGTATCCCCTGCTCTAAAAATGCCTGAAGTCACAAAATACAGCTACCTCAGTTTCTTGATTTAGGCCCCTAATTAACAAGTTAGTGAAGATTTTAATATTGCAATCCTCCTGACATAAAATGGTTCGTTAGTAACTCACGTTCATCATGCAGGAATTGTAGGTGTTGATCCAGAAAGCTAGCTTCTCCTGATGGTTAAGACCTGCCAAATTCACCGAGGCCAGTCTCCGGAACAAGTTTCTGTGCAGTAAAATGAATTGCGCCTTTAAGATAAAATAATCAACAAAAATTTCTGCCAAGATGAGGCATCCTGAGAACTTACTTTAGTCTATGAATTAGAAAAACTGCATTAGTTGATCGATCGAGATCTACAGAACTAGCTTCAATTGCACAGAGATGTCTATAGGCACCGATGTTCCTAGGTTTGAAATCTGAACAAGCATCGTAAGGATCTTGCAATTCTGCTGACCCATTTGATGTATCTGATGAGTCCGTAGCTTTGTCTTTTGATGAACTCAGTCTTATGAAAATGGATGATAAACACTTCACGATGTCTTCAGAAATTTTGTTTGGTGAGCTACTAGCCTCTGTATCATCAGATAAACTACAAGAACTGTCCTTTGCTCTTTCTCGTTCCAATCGAAACTCCAGCTGGAAAATTAGAAGGAAGTACTGagtaatttgaaatttattcaGGTGATGATAAATTCAATATGGTATCAAGCAAAAACCTGAGACTTCATAGGACTTGAGTTCTTCTCCAAAAATTCTTGTTTTAGAGGAGACTTCTTCAATGGGGTTATAATTCTGTCAACTTTCTTTTCAGGAGAAGGCTTATTTTTCACAGTATTTGCATATGATTGATTCTCTTTTCCCAGTCCATCTTCtggaagaaataaaaaggaacTTAATTTCCCGGGAACATGTTTCCCACTGGAAAACCTGTTGGAACAGTTACCATTACGATCAAAGAAAGTGTCGTTCGACAATAACTTTCGACTCGAAGAACATCTGGCCAGTGAAGGCTGCAGCCTGGCTATTGAGTTTGCAGAATTGAACTCATTTTGGCAATACGACTTCGTTCTACGATGCTTCGCGATTCTTGTCGAGATAGGTTCCATTGTGTCTGTGGAAATATCAGAATTCCTAGAGGAGGATGAAACAAACACAGCTTCCTGATATAATCCTTGTCTAAAATTCACAACCTGTTCTTCTAACCTAACAACCTCTTCCTCCAAAACAGCTACTTCAGCAAGAAGTTCTAGTATCTGCAACAAGGtaggaaaaataaaatttcaaaattggaGTGTTTCAGCGCAACCATTTTCCATTCTTTCTATGAAGAACaggaaaaaagaatgaaaaagagagaaaaaggatGTAATATATGGAATTTGCAAGTTTTACTAACATAAGGAGGAAGATATGGAGGAAGACGGGGGAGAGCTCCTAAGGGTCGAGTAAAAGCTCTTTCTAATGCCTTGTGAACGTTTTCTTCATGTCTGAGCTTCTTCTTCAGCTTATCAACCTGCATATTGCAAAATTACATATCCATCAAACATGTTCCAAACAGGCAATTTCCCTAAAATGGCAGTTGGAGAAGGACATAATTACATCTTGCAACAAtgctatttttctttctctGTTTAATTTGCGCCGATTTACGATAGTCCCAGGTTTGTCATTCCCCATCGTCTTGCTCCTTCCGCTCTCTAATTTCTTCACCTTCTATCCAAATTCAACAAAGGAaacacagtcacaaaagtttgtGAAGATAATGTATAACAGAAAGAACAAGAATTACAATCATGTCTGTCGTGTGAATACCAAAATCATTGCAGGAGAAATTTGCTGTGCAAAATATAATCAAATGAAAGGCTAGAACCAAATAAATTGAAATGGAGGGAGTAAAGCAATCTAAAGTGGTACAATAAGACGTTTCACTAAAAAAggtgaaagaaaaagaaaaagaaacaaactaTATTCACCTTGTCATGATTAAGAGCTTTGACGGTTTGAATGCTGCCGCGGACTCTGGCATTCATCTTTTACTTTTGCTGCGAAAAGAGAATGAATTGCACCAAAAATCACTATTCCCactacaaaaaaaatgaaaataataaaaagaagaagaagaaagccgaATTGCCGCAATGGATCAAAACAAATAGAAACCCAAAAGAGAGAGTGTTTTTGTACAAAAACATAGAGCGGGAAACTCAAAAGCAGAGAACCCAAAAATCGAAAATCACCTGCAAAAAATAGTATGCGTTTTAAAAAAGCAATGGGTGGGTGTGTTTGAATCTCGAAGAGTGTGAAAGGAGAAAGCAGTAAAAGCCCCGGCAGAAGAAGATATACAAAACGACGAGGTTTCGAGCTGAAAAAGCGCCTTCCAAGAAGAGGGATTGCAGAGAgataacaaaacacaaaaccCAACTGCAAATCACAAGAATAAACAATTGGGCAAATCCCAAATcttgaattaaaaagaaaaatggtgtAAAGTATAACATGGGTTTCAGAATATATTAGTCCAAAAGTAAGTAATAAgcaaaagaagagagagagagagagagagagagagagagagagagagagagagtggcTATGGCTATGGCATTACACAAAACTTAGAGACTTCCTTTTTTGCTTTAGAGCCTAGCAATTGTTGCAGAGGGAagcatctttttttcttttggtgtgtacacatatatataactttttttgtaccaatgaaagagagagagagagatggaattGTCGGAAGCACAGTGAGTGACAAAGGAGGGATTGTCCGAAGTGCTTTTGGTATCTAAAAgcagaggagagagagagagagaaaaactcTGTTTTGCATTTAACCCTTTCTTACGCTCCCAATTTCTATATAAAAAACTCATCTTTATGccctttaaaaaaagaaaagggtgaAAACTCAAATACTTTTAGTctcttaatcaatttttttaataattgcTTATCACAGTTTAGTTCAGATTACATCACATTCCATTTCTTAATCCTTTTTAATTATCGTATCATAGTCTGTCTTGTATCTAAATTCATCAAAAATATGCTTTTTGTTGGAGGCCCAGCTAATAGTTTCATTTCATTCACTGTTAAAGGAAAAAAGTTTAGATCTTGGcttttgattttaaattattagtAGATATTAATTCTTCTATGTCGTACTgctttttcttttatcactttttttttttttttttaagtttgacATATTTGCTTTTaattttttgtgtttctaaaattgtgtaaaaatatatttggtaatCATATTTGCCTAAATTGATGGGTGCCTTTGCCTAATGCCTACTAATGATATTGCAATATATACAACCAaatatcctttttcttttttgggtgATTTTTCTTCATCTCTAATAGCAAAACATTGTAATATCTTACAAACGAGAAACGACTTATGAATCAGTAATTTTTTTCCAATAAATGTTATTAGTATAGTGAGAAGTTAAAGTGATGTTTTGTTTCTAGTCCATGTTGTTGTATAAACTAGACAGCAACTCTTTGCATTGGACTCTAATTGCTAagacgaaaaaaaaaaaaaaaaacatcctCCATTGCACCTTACCAAAAACTTTTTCGGTGTTTAAACTAATGTCAAGTTGAATAACGATCGTAACTATAGCAATTAGGTCTAAAACATTTGTAGATATAgtaaaatgtaaaataatttacaaataaaatataaattagatTTAGTTTTTGAAGTCTATTGATCGTATTGTTGGTAGAAGTCTATTAGCAATAtaatctatcattgatatattTGACTAATTTGCAATTATTTTATAAAGGTTGTTATACATTTAGTCCTTTATCTCTAAAAGTGCTATTCATTGCAATTATTTCCGGAAGATAAAGTGCATCAATCCCTTTTAAGCACTTTGGAGTTCATTTAAACATGTTCTAAATAGATTATGGGGAAAATAGTTTTTGGtccaagttttttttttcttctagttcttaagttttaaaatgttataattttaccttttaacatttgagttttgtttcaatttgattcttatgttttattttttacgatttaaccttttttttaatctaaaaaatTTAGACCTAAAACCATAGATAAGAACATATTATTTTGTCCAGTAAGATTAATTAAAAACACCTAATATTTGATTCTATTTTGGATTTGTGTGAGATTAAAAATAGGTGGTATAAGATGGTGAATGTAATAGTAATTAAGTTTGGTAGTGTGTGGAAATGTAATCGAGGTGTGGGGAGCGGCCTCCCACTAGCATGGCTTAGGGTAATATCCACTTTACTCATACATCACATATCAATGCTCCCTCTTCCCTTTCTAATCCCAATATATATTGTCATATACCCTAATTCCTAATACTGTCCCTACAATCATTCAACAAAAGGAACCCAAAGATTTCAACCTTCAGACTTTTTACTCATTTGTTAACATATATACGATACAATGGACTATTAGGGGAatctttccttttcattttaGTCATGCTTATTTGCAAATGTCTATTTTTCGTTTAAGCTATGTTGTCCTTTATTACTAGGACACTACATTTCAAATGCAAGTGTGTTTTAAATGCAATAAGTATGGTTTGAAATGGCTTAAGTACGTAATATGTTTTTAAAGCTTTGAACAACCCAAGTACAAGGGATTCATCGACCATGGTCTACAGGTGTGTGACATGTCCGTGGTAGGGGTTATGAGAATTATAATCCATGTTGTTTTTCTaaaccccttttttttttttttaaagatgttTAATTAGcttcattttaatttaattgtttgtTATTTAAGAATTATAATAGATATATTTTGGTATGAAGCTATCGAATATATAACGATCCAGTCTTAATATATACCTTATTTAAACTGGTTTTTAAGTTATGTATAATTATAATCCATTCCAAAATCTAGTAATCaagttatttataaaaatagaaGGTAAGAGTAGAAAATAATGAGTTAGAGAGGGTAGGCATGAgttaaataaacatatataatttttgtTAAAGAGATTTAGAAGTTGAAAACTAATACAAAAGATCATGATTAGCAGATATAAAAAATGTGATTAAAATAATAAAGCAAATACGAGAGTGAGACAACGACCGTCTGCGTACGTAATTAACAAACCATCTTAAATTgctaacaaactattaattgtCAAATACACACACAACAATATAAAACGCTtacaacatttttaaattaggttgAATGGATCTCTAAACTTTAATAGGACTGTCTaatcaaaatttattttctctttgttttttaGTTATATACCATAATCACGTATTAAACACATGATTATCGTAAAACCATACACTTTTATACCcacaattatttaaatttaaatcataatcGTCTTTTTTTGCAGTTTCCATCTATATCATACcctttgaattgaaattgatctatatatatatacatgcaCATGGATGTGCCTacatatgtgtgtatatatgcTTTTTTGTAATATTCCAAAATTCAGCCTgcattgttttttttctttttctttttttcctacttcgaaaaaatttactaaaaataaaaaatatacattGTAAAAAGGGTTAAAGTTATAGATGACAAAtgtataatattatattatgatCCAATTTATTCTTGtgaattttatttgtttttatacCCAACTCTATACGCACCTCATCTTTTTGTGAAATTAAGTAAATAGTGATTAAGAAGATAAATCAGAGGCAACTAATTCACCTTTTGCAAtccctttaaaaaaaaaaaacttttctattgtttttttgaaatttttttttaaaaattaaagaaaaagaaacaagctttagaaatatattattaaaagttaattagAAAGAGATCAGATGATGAAGAGGGGACAATAATATGCTTACAAAAGAAAAGGTTGCCAATTTACACtcattttattattagtttagtaataataatttagggtttagggatAATTTTAGTATTCTATTGCAACTATATGAAAAAGTAGACAAACTAAATTGACTAAAATATAATGATTAAAGTTGTTAAAATTTTACCCACATATCATATGATCATCAATCAACCAGTTAAgttaaatcaaaattaatttggaGGGCAAAGAGAGTTTAGATTCCATCTTCTTTTTCcatcataaataaataaggtGCACTGGTCCCCAATTAAtccataaaaataaaatttgagaaGAAGTATAAAAGGAAAATGTTTGGTTGTGATTTGTGAATGCAACAAAAGTGAGAAGTTGATGCCAAAAGCTAAAGCAAAGCACAATATAATGAGAGCATTTATTTTGTATTCACCAATtgtaaa contains:
- the LOC103484766 gene encoding uncharacterized protein LOC103484766 isoform X3, which translates into the protein MNARVRGSIQTVKALNHDKKVKKLESGRSKTMGNDKPGTIVNRRKLNRERKIALLQDVDKLKKKLRHEENVHKALERAFTRPLGALPRLPPYLPPYILELLAEVAVLEEEVVRLEEQVVNFRQGLYQEAVFVSSSSRNSDISTDTMEPISTRIAKHRRTKSYCQNEFNSANSIARLQPSLARCSSSRKLLSNDTFFDRNEDGLGKENQSYANTVKNKPSPEKKVDRIITPLKKSPLKQEFLEKNSSPMKSQLEFRLERERAKDSSCSLSDDTEASSSPNKISEDIVKCLSSIFIRLSSSKDKATDSSDTSNGSAELQDPYDACSDFKPRNIGAYRHLCAIEASSVDLDRSTNAVFLIHRLKNLFRRLASVNLAGLNHQEKLAFWINTYNSCMMNAFLEQGIPETHERVVTLMQKATIVVGGHLLNAITIEHFILRLPYHLKFTCPKAVKNDEMRARSVFGLEYSEPLITFALCCGSWSSPAVRVYSGCNVEEELEVAKREYLQAAVGISKTNNKLMIPKVLDWYLLDFAKDLESMLDWICLQLPNELRIEAIKCLERKGREPLSQLVQVMPYNFSFRMLLHR
- the LOC103484766 gene encoding uncharacterized protein LOC103484766 isoform X1, whose product is MNARVRGSIQTVKALNHDKKVKKLESGRSKTMGNDKPGTIVNRRKLNRERKIALLQDVDKLKKKLRHEENVHKALERAFTRPLGALPRLPPYLPPYILELLAEVAVLEEEVVRLEEQVVNFRQGLYQEAVFVSSSSRNSDISTDTMEPISTRIAKHRRTKSYCQNEFNSANSIARLQPSLARCSSSRKLLSNDTFFDRNGNCSNRFSSGKHVPGKLSSFLFLPEDGLGKENQSYANTVKNKPSPEKKVDRIITPLKKSPLKQEFLEKNSSPMKSQLEFRLERERAKDSSCSLSDDTEASSSPNKISEDIVKCLSSIFIRLSSSKDKATDSSDTSNGSAELQDPYDACSDFKPRNIGAYRHLCAIEASSVDLDRSTNAVFLIHRLKNLFRRLASVNLAGLNHQEKLAFWINTYNSCMMNAFLEQGIPETHERVVTLMQKATIVVGGHLLNAITIEHFILRLPYHLKFTCPKAVKNDEMRARSVFGLEYSEPLITFALCCGSWSSPAVRVYSGCNVEEELEVAKREYLQAAVGISKTNNKLMIPKVLDWYLLDFAKDLESMLDWICLQLPNELRIEAIKCLERKGREPLSQLVQVMPYNFSFRMLLHR
- the LOC103484766 gene encoding uncharacterized protein LOC103484766 isoform X2; amino-acid sequence: MNARVRGSIQTVKALNHDKVKKLESGRSKTMGNDKPGTIVNRRKLNRERKIALLQDVDKLKKKLRHEENVHKALERAFTRPLGALPRLPPYLPPYILELLAEVAVLEEEVVRLEEQVVNFRQGLYQEAVFVSSSSRNSDISTDTMEPISTRIAKHRRTKSYCQNEFNSANSIARLQPSLARCSSSRKLLSNDTFFDRNGNCSNRFSSGKHVPGKLSSFLFLPEDGLGKENQSYANTVKNKPSPEKKVDRIITPLKKSPLKQEFLEKNSSPMKSQLEFRLERERAKDSSCSLSDDTEASSSPNKISEDIVKCLSSIFIRLSSSKDKATDSSDTSNGSAELQDPYDACSDFKPRNIGAYRHLCAIEASSVDLDRSTNAVFLIHRLKNLFRRLASVNLAGLNHQEKLAFWINTYNSCMMNAFLEQGIPETHERVVTLMQKATIVVGGHLLNAITIEHFILRLPYHLKFTCPKAVKNDEMRARSVFGLEYSEPLITFALCCGSWSSPAVRVYSGCNVEEELEVAKREYLQAAVGISKTNNKLMIPKVLDWYLLDFAKDLESMLDWICLQLPNELRIEAIKCLERKGREPLSQLVQVMPYNFSFRMLLHR